The nucleotide window TGGCATCAAAATCTTGCTTCTAATAATTTTacaaaatgaaataattttttaaaataaaggatgaataaagaaagaaattatcaaataaGAAGACCAGAAATTAATGATCTGTCTATTCTCCATTCCCAAAGCCATAAAGCAAACAAGGaggctttcttttttcttctattgTTGTTTTAGAAAAAGATAGATAAGAGGCAAACTCTGCCTGGTGGATCCTAGGCCTAGACAAACAAGGAGGGTTGAGGAAATTTGACGGCTAGTGTAAAATTTTCCCGAATTCAATCTGAAGTTCATATTCAAACCCTAGTTTTGCTAAATTGGAGACTGCTCAAATTAAAGTGATATATGAGCTAAACTGCAATCACTAAATAGGGTTTTTGTTATCATATACAAGAAGCTCAGCACAGTCTGGATGCAAAAATCAAACACCAAAACTGAAAATACAATAAAATCCAATAAAATCAGAACAGAAATCATGAACAACAACGAAGAAAAAACTTAGAATCAAGGAAGAAAGCAAATTTAGTTACAAAAATACCCACCCAAACTGAAATTAAAGATTTCGGAAATCAATCATAACAGTCGATTattgtttgaatttgaatgaAACGTCAATAGCATACCTTGAATCGAGAGCGCCACGGAGAAAGACGAAGGGAGAGTTGAGAGAGACTGTTGGCGGGAATGATTTTTGTTGTGTCGTCGGTGACTTATAGGGTTTGCCGCCGCTTTGTTAAAGTCTTGGGCCTCTTGGCCCTCGGGTCCAACAGATTTTGGGCTCGGACCGACTACAAAGAACAGAGGGCTTTAAGGAAAGTAAGGCCCATAAACTTTTTtggaaatttttaaaaagaagaaaaagaaaagatgacGGTAAATTGCACGCAGACCGACTTGTCACGTTGGATTGCCACCCGTGAATCTACGTGGCAGAATGTCTAGATATACTATCTTTCCATTCATACTCTCTTGCGGGACCAACCTTCCTTCCTTGCTTTTCTCCACAATGGAGTCAGGCCGTTCTCTTTAAACACTCGCAAACGCGAAACAAAATTCACGAACCCAAACAGAAACTaagggagaagaaaaaggtctttctctctctatcacaTAGGGTTTTGGGGTCATTAAGATTTCCTTCCATGGCGAAGAAGAGAAAATCCGATGCGACGCGCCTGGACGAGGTGGATCGGAGCATGTACACGACCTTCTGCAGCGCCGCCAACTCCCTCTCTCAGCTCTACACGCAGACCATGAATCAGCAGCGTCTCTCATTCCAGGCGGGGGAACGACACTCACTGGTACCATCCCTCTCTCCTTCCCTTCTCCATGTGTGTGTTCGTGtgggttttctttttaatttgattCTTTAGTGGATGAAATCTGATGGGACTTGTTTGGTTAACGATGGATTGGAAACTGAAGGACCGAAATCGATTTGAATTTTGGCTATTCAGCTTTTCAATTTAGTTGTATAGCTGTAGACCGGCACGATATAGTAATCtactatctatctatctattcaAAGAAATAACGACAATTAAAAATTGTTTCTTGAAAAGTTTTAGATAATTGCTTAATTGACCAGACTCCAGAGTGATCTGATGTTTCTTTTGTGAACTTTTCGCTCACCCACGTCTTCTGTGCAACTAAATCAATTGACTTGGCATTTTGTTTCTCCGTCTTCCAGTAAAATTTGATCTGTATGTTGTCTGTTGTTAGGATTTTCTGGTTATCGTATATCCATTGATAGACTGCAAAATGATTGAATTTTAGCGGTCTTTTTTCTGGATGCCATGTTTCCATGTTTTCGATGGACCCACGTTTGCCAGCTGATTGCCCAAGTCGTAATGGCTTGTATATCACTCTGtcttctttggaattgcatcTTGTTTGCAAATGAGGTATTGATACCAAGACAGGTAAGATGCACGCATGCTCATACGGACACACGGTGGCGTATAACTTAGTTTTATTAGTGTATTCCAAGGTATGGATTGCTTTAGACGACGATGGGATTCATGATattgaaatttttgttaaagGGGGCTTGTTTATTCCTCTTCAGAAAAGTCATTTCACCTAGTGttggaatttcaaaatttatttgtaATTCCTAAGCAATCACTATCTTCTTTGACAGTGTGTAATTGTCCTTCAGTAAGCTGCCTCTACTTAGTTTATTGGAGTTCTTGAACTTTGTTTGCTTGGCCTGCTTATTTCTGTGGTGTATTTTTTACGCTTTAAGAGAATGAAAGAATATATCCTGGCTAATATGGGCCTGTGGCATGCTGATTTTCTCTATGTTGCTTCTTCACTCTAGCAGTTGCTCTTCAATTTTCTGTGTTGCTGTAGACTTCCCTTTATTTCTTTCTCGAGGCTTTCCAGTTTAAGAAATTTGATGGTTCTCATTGTTGGATGTTGGTGGCATTTTGGTATAGCCTTTATGCTTTAGTAACATAAAGTTCTCTTTTTATTTGTAGGATAAACTTTGCCAATGGATATTGCGGCAGCAGGAAGAAGGATTGAGAGTTTCAACAGCTGATATAGTTGCTTATTTACAGGTTTCTTAGTTTACCATCTTTTAATTGTTCTTTTGGTTGTGGATTATTCATGCGGGCTTGATGTATTTGTGGCACTGCAAGTCTGCATCTTtcaatttgttcaatttcctaAGTATAGCTATTTCTTGGCTCTGATTGAGTTGGTTGTTTCCTGGCATTTTGTAGTTGTATGCATGCCCTGTTGGATTTTAGAGTGTAATATGGCCATATCTCTCGTACTGATTGAAGTTTTTGGTTTGATAGAGTTTTTGTATCAGAAAGAAAGGTTTACTTATGCTTGAGTGACTTGGAAATTCACTCATGACTGGCATAGAGCTTTTTCTGGAATAAATAGTTCTCTTCGTCTTTCCTGCAGCGCTTGGTATTATATGAAGTGGTAATTGCTTTGTGACAGTTGCTGCAAAATAGTTGCCGTAGTGATTTTTCTCCATGTGAACTGCATGTGTGTAGTGCAAACTATGGTTACCAACCCATGTTGACATGCTTTCTGTTCATTTCActttgtttttcatatttctgCTTTTGCATCTAAAGAAAAAGGCCATTGATTTCAGGTAAGCGgtgtttttctttcaaaaaaattattatggTACTTTTATGGTCTGTGCTTTGATTTGCTCATCCTTTGGAACAATTAAGCTTGTTTACTGATTTTATGCCGTggaaattggattgatatgtATGCAAATATTTTCTCCTGACGTTTCTGTAGAATGAGCTTGAATATGCTGCAGAGGAATCCCCAATGTCCCCCCGGCTGCCGTTTCAGCATCAACCCTCCCAGCCTTCAATGCATTTTGCAAATGCAGGTCCTCCTGTTTCTTCCAATGGGTTTGTGCCACCAAGTGCTGGGCATGGGGTTCGTTCTAGTTCTGGGCAACCTGATCATCAAGCAAAGAACTCTGTTTTCTCAAACGCTCTATCCAGCCCCATTCGTCGAAGCCTTCAGCACTACCACTTGGCACAGGATGGCTACCATTCAAATAATCCCATGCCATCTGGAAACGGAACTCGAGGTAATGAAAACAACTACGCCATTAACCAAACCAGAGATGGTGTTTCGCCCAGCTCCAATGATTGCATGGACATGCATTCGGAGAGTCCTAGTCATGATTTTCCTTACTGAAGTTTCTGTATGTGTCCTAATATGTCTTCCATTGTTTCTGGTGCTTAAATTTGTGCAAATACAAACCTTGAAATTTCATTGCAAGTGTAGTGTATTTATTTCCAACCCCATGGTTTCTTGATAATTGGTGTCTAGCTTGGTGGCAGACTGCAAAAAGAAGGTTGTCTAGGAAAAAAAACATGGTGCACTATTAACCCTGATTGATAACCAtaaatctaagaacacttacATGTGTGCCTAGTTGATAGTGTTTTACAAGTTCCTTTGTCCACAAAATCTTTTTGTCTCGCAAACTTCTCTCTCTTGTAGTCCCTGGCTTGGCATTACCTTGACGTGATTTTGTCCACACAAACCTTATATGATTCTGCTCTTTTTGGTTTTATTCTGCAGTTTTTGGTCACTTTAGTTATTGGTTTAGGTGGTGTAGCTGTTGGTTCTTTAGTTTTTGGTTTTGTAAATCACATCTCACAGTCACACCAATCAGAGAGAATTATGGCGCACTTTGTCTTCTAAGACGCGGTTTGCATGATTAGACATACGAGGaatgagagagagggaaagaGTTCCTCTACTAGATACACTCAACATGGACACtaatctttttctttattgattCAAGGAAAATGTGCACCTAATTCGGTACCAATAGTAAGTTATGTACGTTTTTGTCAGATATTTTCTAAGTTAAACTATTATGTGTGCATGTGAGTTAGCTTAAAGGCAGATCCATTAAGATTAAATGTAATGCTTTTATATTCCATTTTTATAAGCAACGTTAACTATGCGAGGCAATGCCATCTTTTGGGGAAATCTCGTGATTATGTACCTTAATTTGCTGATGAGGCAACAAAAAAATAGTGAGAGAAAAGTTCCATGTCTGCAGGTACAGCTTGTCATGCACATGATCATGATTTGGGTTTTTTTCTTACAGAACAGTCGCACGATACTTTCTTTCTGTTTTAGGTCATGAGAGCCCTTAGTCACTATCCTTTGGATATACACTAGGTAAACTCATGAGCAGTTGCAGAGTCACATGGAAAAACAAATTATACTTaacatgtataaaaaataaaatggccCCCAATGGTTATAGCTCGAGGCTCCCAATGTCCAAGCCTAAAACCTATATGAAACCACGAAAGTCTCCATTCTAAGTTTCTAACTCATTTAGTTTTTTAGCCCAATATCCTAGGTTCTCAGCTTTGATCCGTACTTTCCTAGCCTAAAAGATTATGTATGCAGTATATAACATTATCTATCATTGAAGAAACGTAAATGACTATGTATCAATTAGAGACATATATTGTAGGTATACAAACAATGACACGTTTAATCAATTGAATGGGTTTGGTGACCTTTATAGGATGCTagtgcaaacaaaaaaaaaagcctatCTCTTTTGCTTGGTTTATCAGCTTTTGAAATTAACATTGATCATCATGTTGTGACAGGGCTTGTCAACATATAAAAACTCATATTTGGTGAAGCATGTCTTCTGCTTGGTATATCTTTATTGCTCTAAACTATTACTAGTGATTTATTTTGTGTCATATAAATAACTCTAAAAAATTGTCAGGAAGCGTTGTCCCTAGACCCTTGCTATTTAGTTGTGTCCCCATATCTTGGATCCATCATTGCTCATAAGCTCACACAATAACTCTCATATTAACGTATTAAACAAGCACATCATAAGTTTATTAACAAACTCGGTATAAATTAAATCCATGACTTCTTAAACAAGCACATCATAATTTCATTGACAGACTCGGTGTAAATCGAATCCACGACTTCTAAAGAGAGAAGGCTTTGTTAGAACTAGGAGTTTGATTCTTTCATCATACCATAATTAAAACAGTAAGAAAATGACACTTTTTATGGCTTTCATCAAGAATATTCATTTGGTACTAATCACCTATAGTTAAAGAAGAAGACATTTATGGACCACACTCAACAAGGCAACAACAAATCAATTCAAAGAGCAAACTAGGGGAAAATCCCATTTTTTTGGTGTAATGTATGggttttttctcctctcttcctTCTCCCCCGTGATTAAGGGAATGTGGACACAATTAAGCATTTTCAACTAGAGAATGTTCATTTGGTTTATTCAGTTCGGCTGTAATGATTATATAACTGAATGAATGGAGAGTTTATTGTTGGAGTATATGGCTTCTCTCTCTTATTAATATCGTAATAGTTCAATAAATAAgtttaatgaaaaatatttcaaatattATTGGATCTATGTGCTTGATATTTTAAAGCCTGAATGAATACATCAATATAAAAGGGAAATGTTCATGTGTGTCATTAGGACATTAGATAATAATGAAAAATGGGCATTGAGACAAAAAATATCCCTAGTTCTTGATTTAATTTCTGTTCCCACACAATATGACATCATCTAAtgaaatcattattttttctttttgctttttttaaacaaaatttaaaaacattttATCTATCAAAATACATTTTAGATTTCGGAAAAAATTACGTATTCGGAATTAGCATgcaaaactctttctaacaagatccattgtcaatATGTTTTATCAGatcgttcttaattacattattgttgaaaacaatgtaattataatctaaaacattgaaaacaatgtaattacatattATGCTATacattcttttgtttgttttaaaaacatttgaaactcctataaaaaaaattaaaacggaTAGTTTAATGTATATATTATTGACAAACAATTAAAATTGACcaattatattatataatcCATCGTGTCATGTGTTCCTTTGTAATTACTTTTTTGCtgggacatatatcattttcgaAAAACTTATACTAATAATTAATGAAGTgacaaaaatcaagtcaagttaataatgataaaaataggaataaagaagaaaaaaggtatTAAAAATTGCCAATTTTCGTtgtgattttatatttttattattaaatacttttcttttattttactaCAGTTGATTTCGAGATCAGCGAACGTCTCTCATAAATGGCGAGAGAGAAACTCTTGCAAGTCCATAACCGCAAAAGTATTCATTTCCTAAACATTCTCTATAAACGGCGCGAATCCCCTAGCCATTTTTCGTGAGCTTGATCCACTTTGTTTACGCCTCTGTTTGTTTCCAGGGAAGCGGCTCTGGTTTCCccgagaaaaaggaaaagatcgAAGCTAGATTCGAGGTTCACTCCGTGACTCTTTAATTACAATTACTTGGCCGTTATTCGATCTTCTGTTCGATCTCTATTGTTATTGCCGATCTCCTTTTGGGCCAGTATTGTGATATGTTGGACTGTGATTGCTTTGTGCTTCTTTTGTGCTAGAATTATGGATTTTGTTCGTTTTTGGTGTTCAATTATGATGCGGACTGGTGTAGAGTGATGGATCTGCTTGGTAATAGTGCATTTTTGTCCCAATTTTGactgatttttgttgtatttagcTTCTTAGATTTCCtggaatctcttttttttttcttccattatatttcctgttttTATTCTATCCGGCTTATGTTTTGAAATATGAGATTCGATGATGGTATTAATGTAAGGATCTGTAATCACCGTTGTGCTTGAAGttcatttgataattttttggcGCTGacattcaattttgttttctccGCCATGCTTGTGAATTTCGGTTGATATTTGGTATTCAgttcaattgtttgattgtttgatgCTTGATGAGTATGTAAAAGACTGAGGGAAATTAAATTTTAGTTGTATACACGAATAAACATATCATCAGCTCCAGCAACAACCCATTGCTTGCGTGCAATAAACTTGGCTGACCTAACTGCAAGATTAGAAGACAGTATTGACATaataaagtataaaagggcaagaggaaaagaaaatgtatTTAATCACTATACATGGATGAATGAATGTACAATGCATGTgtgttttagacttttagtgaGTATGTAAACGACTGAgggaaattaaattttaataagCTAATTCGATTTTGAATAGCAGGAAATGCTGAAGTTCCGTTTTTGGTGTATTTTCTTATGACCTTAGGCTTTTAATAAATCATGAAAGAGCACGTGTAAAGTCAGGTGTATACCTAAAATCGCAGGGCAATATGTGAATTGAGGGTTGTGATTGGTGTGATGGGTGGATCAAACCAAGAGATTTTATTAAGGTGGCGAACCATATCAGTGTTGCTGCAAATATGCTAAATGATGTTATAAGATCATGATGACTGATAATTTATACCAAAGTGTTATTGGAAATAGTTAACAGATTGTCCCAGATGGTTTTCATTCGACATTCTGCAAGATTGCCGTAGCCATAGTGTTTCTCATCACCATGACAGTGGAAATGCTTACAGAAGCACTAGCACTAGGATTTACTCATAGTTTAATTTTAACCGTGTTTTGATCATTCTTTCTACTTAATTTTTTGGTTTCTCTGTCTTGTTATTTTAGGGCCTTAGATTTTTTCATATTGATGTACATTTTTTGGAAGATCAAAGTTACACAAAAAAGGTACCAAGAGAAAGCCGCCATTATACATTAGAGCATAAGACCGGGAACCCAACCTCACTGTTGAGTAATTTTATTATATCTTACACTTGCACAAGACCTATTTCCAACTTGCATTAACCTATTGTTGAATATTTCCAGGGAAGTTTTGCGATTGTACTGCATATGAGGAGGAGTTGCTTCTTTTTTGTCGTTCTAATATGTCTCATTCATCCTTTGAGTTAGCGTTTCGTGtatttcctatttttttctATGATGATCTATAATGATACTTTTCAAATTTATATTGGGTCAAAGTTCTATATTCATCTTGTTATCCTGCAAAGAGGAACTATGTTGCAATATGGTCTAATATTGTAATAATTGTAAATACAGGCTCATCTTTCGGATCTTGACATTTAAAGCACATTATCTGCTATCATGAGAAGTTACTGGTGAAGGTTCTGCTGATAAATTGAGAACTATCAGTAAAAATGTCTTCCTCAAGCAAGGCTGATAAGAAAGCAGCTATTGATGCAGCCTCATGGATGTTCAATGTCGTCACCTCTGTCGGAATAATTATTGTTAATAAAGCCTTGATGGCTACATATGGTTTCACTTTTGGTATGTCCCATGTTATATTATCAGATGTTTTAACGGTTTCTGTGTTTGCATTGACTTCCTGATTTATCCAAAAtaagccctttttttttttttgtttcttttaaagttAGGCTCTCTGTACTTCCTGTTATCCTGTGTTATTATTTAGTTTTGGCtggacttttctttctttcttcttcctccattcAATAACAAAGCAGAGAAGGCTGCCTTGGTGGCATTTGATCTATTTCTGTTTCTTCTGTTTCCACGCTAAAAGGGTTCTATGGCTGGGTTATAATGTGAAGGACATAATTGATCTTCTAAATGTTATTGACAGCTGGAGAGGCTATTTTTGCACAGCTTTCTGAACTAAGAATCTTGGTGAAATTTGGATGATATTTAATAGTCAGTTTATCTGAATGTTGTTGAAGTAACAAAAGTGTATAAACTATAAAATTCGACTATTTTTTTCAGTAGCATGTTGATATTTGTTAAGACTAGATGGCAACTCATCCCTGAAAATT belongs to Tripterygium wilfordii isolate XIE 37 chromosome 2, ASM1340144v1, whole genome shotgun sequence and includes:
- the LOC119982514 gene encoding uncharacterized protein LOC119982514; translation: MAKKRKSDATRLDEVDRSMYTTFCSAANSLSQLYTQTMNQQRLSFQAGERHSLDKLCQWILRQQEEGLRVSTADIVAYLQNELEYAAEESPMSPRLPFQHQPSQPSMHFANAGPPVSSNGFVPPSAGHGVRSSSGQPDHQAKNSVFSNALSSPIRRSLQHYHLAQDGYHSNNPMPSGNGTRGNENNYAINQTRDGVSPSSNDCMDMHSESPSHDFPY